The following proteins are co-located in the Calliphora vicina chromosome 2, idCalVici1.1, whole genome shotgun sequence genome:
- the LOC135950800 gene encoding speckle-type POZ protein-like, with amino-acid sequence MSNNNDDRSVTSELCFKWNINYGTKSIESDLYSSAIKNLTWRMRLYPRVCNDGKEDQVQIDLCLESCENSFKGLIKYIILDRNGKESHVKDSNKEQFQQHGVYSTYLIPSDKLTDPANKLLLNNRLTISCRLIIMSDVDVTNDLLSTNNNCNLIEELGNMLENKIFSDVTLKSKDNHEFRAHKCILAARSDVFAILFETCKNNKSYKLDADKAVCEEMLQFIYTGNVSHLDELLKPLLEVANKYNLKKLKSLCENKLQYLNE; translated from the coding sequence ATGTCGAACAATAATGACGATAGAAGTGTTACCTCGGAACTCTGTTTTAAATGGAACATAAATTACGGTACGAAGAGCATAGAATCCGATCTGTATTCATctgctattaaaaatttaacatggcGAATGAGGTTGTATCCAAGAGTGTGTAATGATGGTAAAGAAGATCAAGTTCAAATAGATTTGTGTTTAGAGTCGTgtgaaaattcatttaaaggCCTTATAAAATACATCATATTAGATCGTAATGGCAAAGAGTCACATGTTAAAGATTCTAATAAAGAACAGTTCCAACAACATGGTGTATATTCAACATATTTAATTCCAAGTGATAAACTGACGGATCCAGCTAATAAGTTATTGCTCAACAATAGATTGACAATATCGTGTAGACTTATCATTATGAGTGATGTGGATGTTACTAATGACTTATTAAGTACAAACAATAATTGTAATTTGATTGAGGAATTGGGAAATAtgcttgaaaataaaatattcagcGATGTAACACTAAAATCCAAGGATAACCATGAATTTAGAGCCCATAAATGTATATTGGCTGCTCGTAGTGATGTCTTTGCTATATTATTTGAAAcatgtaaaaacaataaatcttataaactagatgCAGATAAAGCGGTTTGTGAGGAAATGTTACAGTTTATTTACACTGGCAATGTTTCACATTTAGATGAGTTGTTGAAGCCGCTCCTAGAGGTagctaataaatataatttgaagAAACTAAAATCCTTGTGTGAAAACAAACTTCAATATCTCAATGAATAA